In Mycoplasmopsis arginini, one genomic interval encodes:
- a CDS encoding IS30 family transposase codes for MNSKIINNSKKVFCIKISKLIQNKYKFLQKRSVANLINDFKKYAKENNIEIVIPSLQAIYYLINSHKLIDFKIFPIKKTITGLKRKKRMAKRSRITFAKSIEERPEYINNRSEFGHYEIDTVILNKRSKYCYLTLLERKSRKLFIKVIQRNSDSMANGLKTIIKENKLKIKSITMDNGSENVKLNTIDKKIDIYVCHPYCSFEKGSIENCHKFIRQFISKGIKRK; via the coding sequence ATGAACAGTAAAATAATTAATAATTCTAAAAAAGTTTTTTGTATAAAGATATCAAAATTGATTCAAAATAAGTATAAATTTTTGCAAAAACGTTCAGTAGCAAATCTTATTAATGACTTCAAAAAATATGCTAAAGAAAATAATATTGAAATTGTAATACCATCTTTACAAGCTATTTATTATCTAATAAATAGTCATAAACTTATTGATTTTAAGATTTTTCCAATTAAGAAAACGATTACAGGTTTAAAAAGAAAGAAAAGAATGGCAAAACGCTCAAGAATTACCTTTGCTAAAAGTATTGAAGAAAGACCAGAATATATTAATAATAGAAGTGAATTTGGTCATTATGAAATTGATACTGTAATTCTTAATAAAAGATCAAAATATTGTTACTTAACCTTATTAGAAAGAAAAAGTCGAAAACTATTTATTAAAGTCATTCAAAGAAACTCCGATTCAATGGCAAATGGACTAAAAACCATTATTAAAGAAAACAAATTAAAAATTAAGAGTATAACAATGGACAACGGATCTGAAAATGTTAAATTAAATACTATTGATAAGAAAATTGATATTTACGTCTGCCATCCCTATTGCTCCTTTGAAAAAGGTTCTATTGAAAATTGTCATAAATTTATTAGACAATTTATATCAAAGGGGATTAAAAGAAAATAA